The Litchfieldia alkalitelluris genome has a window encoding:
- a CDS encoding FtsW/RodA/SpoVE family cell cycle protein, whose amino-acid sequence MNESKPRYTFDYNLLFIIFLFMLISGIGIYFAQQMGQYNENFVIKQLIWYILGLSFMAIIFIFDFEQIRKISPYLYGIGVLLLVVLMFSPEKIAPTIKGAKSWFVIPGFGSLQPSEFMKLLLILMLAKVIHSHKSHAESSGGLSSDFLLIVKIILTAAPPIVLVLLQDAGTAMVLSFISIGMLFVSGVNWKIILLFVFIGAGTLGMIIFIFLTSPARLLLVLDTYQLNRIYSWLDPFKYGSDIGYQLKNSLLTIGTGSIYGTGIGSELKINIPEAHSDFIFTIIAAKFGFLGASLVIGMYFLLIYRIVVIALSHKGEYETFIAAGVISLFTFHIFENIGMVIGLVPITGIPLPLLSYGGSSILAALLSLGVILNISAKTRVYMFGNDE is encoded by the coding sequence ATGAATGAAAGTAAACCAAGATACACATTTGACTATAATTTATTATTTATTATTTTTTTATTTATGCTTATTAGTGGTATTGGAATATACTTTGCACAACAAATGGGCCAATACAATGAAAACTTTGTCATTAAACAGTTAATCTGGTACATACTCGGTCTGAGTTTTATGGCAATAATCTTTATTTTTGATTTTGAACAAATTAGGAAGATTTCACCATATCTTTATGGAATTGGAGTACTCCTTTTAGTTGTGTTAATGTTTTCTCCTGAAAAAATCGCTCCAACAATAAAAGGAGCTAAATCGTGGTTTGTCATTCCTGGATTTGGATCATTGCAACCTTCTGAATTTATGAAACTTCTACTAATATTAATGCTTGCTAAAGTTATACATTCACATAAAAGTCACGCTGAATCCTCAGGAGGCTTATCTAGTGATTTTCTATTAATTGTTAAAATTATATTAACAGCAGCTCCACCCATCGTCTTAGTATTGCTACAAGATGCAGGAACAGCGATGGTTCTTTCCTTTATTTCTATCGGTATGCTTTTCGTTTCTGGTGTGAATTGGAAGATCATATTACTTTTCGTATTTATAGGTGCTGGTACCCTTGGGATGATTATATTTATCTTTTTAACTTCACCTGCACGCTTACTTTTAGTATTAGATACGTATCAATTAAACCGTATCTACTCTTGGTTAGATCCTTTCAAATATGGTTCTGATATTGGATATCAGTTGAAAAATTCGCTTCTCACCATAGGAACTGGTTCAATTTATGGGACAGGGATAGGAAGTGAGTTAAAGATTAATATTCCTGAAGCACATTCTGATTTTATATTTACTATCATTGCTGCTAAATTTGGTTTTTTAGGTGCAAGCCTTGTTATTGGAATGTACTTTTTATTAATTTACAGAATTGTTGTTATTGCTTTATCTCATAAAGGTGAATATGAAACATTTATTGCAGCGGGAGTAATATCATTGTTTACTTTTCATATTTTTGAAAATATCGGTATGGTTATTGGGCTTGTTCCTATTACTGGGATACCTTTACCTTTGCTTAGCTATGGAGGAAGTTCAATTCTTGCTGCATTGTTATCGCTAGGTGTGATATTAAATATATCAGCTAAGACAAGGGTATACATGTTTGGAAATGATGAGTAA
- a CDS encoding putative quinol monooxygenase, with product MNIIHAYIKIKPEYREEFLEKVRDLVKNSQAEEGNISYKLYEETTEQNAFVMLEEWKDKAAIEYHFQTPHFTEWGKISKDFYSEPTKVLQFEATPLA from the coding sequence ATGAATATTATACATGCGTATATTAAAATTAAGCCGGAGTATCGCGAGGAGTTCCTCGAAAAAGTAAGAGACCTAGTAAAGAATTCTCAAGCTGAAGAAGGGAATATTAGTTACAAATTATACGAGGAAACAACTGAACAAAATGCTTTTGTGATGCTTGAGGAATGGAAGGATAAAGCAGCAATCGAATATCACTTTCAAACACCTCACTTTACTGAATGGGGAAAGATCTCAAAGGATTTCTATTCGGAACCGACTAAAGTGTTACAATTTGAGGCTACCCCATTAGCCTAA
- a CDS encoding DUF421 domain-containing protein, translating into MTTFEMVVRTTSGFVVLYILCRILNKKLIAQMTFFDFVAGITIGSIVASSMLMKDIPIYIGMLGLSLFCLYTFLTNIIALKKLHWT; encoded by the coding sequence ATGACCACTTTTGAAATGGTTGTTCGTACTACGTCTGGCTTTGTTGTATTGTATATTTTATGCCGGATCCTAAACAAAAAATTGATTGCACAAATGACTTTTTTTGATTTCGTTGCCGGAATTACTATTGGTTCAATTGTTGCTAGTTCAATGCTTATGAAGGATATTCCGATTTATATCGGTATGTTAGGTTTAAGCCTTTTTTGCCTCTATACGTTTCTAACAAATATTATCGCATTGAAAAAGCTTCATTGGACGTAA
- a CDS encoding ABC transporter permease subunit: MEEALKLFGKSYSLLGLSFILFSLFTLLLSLAVFLLIILIQWFIIYNLRSVDVFGHEQWYNFLLPSILISIHPTMYFANVTREALEQEAGEYYTQVAFSKGFTRDYILFRHMMKNSASILSSHIPSVMLYIMFNLLIIEWLMDYKGAAYRLFKAIGHENQVYLQGSFGTVEAPLILGIVICFMIPLFLAQLLSLIVKKKTTGHLGRD, encoded by the coding sequence ATGGAAGAAGCTTTAAAACTTTTTGGGAAGAGCTACTCTCTGCTAGGGCTTTCATTCATTCTTTTTTCGTTATTTACTCTGTTGTTAAGTTTAGCAGTCTTCTTACTAATTATTTTAATTCAATGGTTTATTATCTATAATCTCAGGTCAGTTGACGTCTTTGGACATGAACAATGGTACAATTTTTTACTACCTTCAATTTTAATTTCAATTCATCCTACCATGTATTTTGCCAATGTAACTAGAGAAGCTTTAGAACAAGAAGCTGGGGAGTACTATACTCAAGTAGCCTTTTCAAAAGGCTTTACGAGGGACTATATTTTGTTTAGACATATGATGAAAAATTCAGCTAGTATTCTTTCTAGCCATATACCTTCAGTGATGCTTTATATCATGTTTAATCTTCTTATCATTGAGTGGCTTATGGATTACAAAGGAGCTGCCTATCGTTTGTTTAAGGCAATAGGTCATGAAAATCAAGTATATTTACAAGGCTCATTCGGAACGGTAGAGGCTCCGTTAATTTTAGGAATTGTGATTTGTTTTATGATTCCATTATTCCTTGCTCAATTACTAAGTTTAATAGTTAAAAAGAAAACAACTGGCCATTTAGGGAGGGATTGA
- a CDS encoding ABC transporter permease subunit, with translation MNTNYLLWIGLGMFLLLILAIFLEPILTSEENLQPNRMRFQDDGSVEKAPFAPNKEYIFGSDTEGRGIFDMLVIGTKDTLLIIFLITLIRYLIAIPLAFVASKKRGISHWLVVSLNTFFTSIPTLVAAIILVNLPFLIFSDNRYVWCVFILAFIEIGRVAYIFQQQAYDLSNKEFIRVAKIQGNNHFGIIIRHYIPYFFPGIITSFFVDLGKVTVLIGQLGLFNIFVTQQMVEVGRGLFELENGSYNWATLLASTRWSLYNAPWIPLFPALALFYVMLSFSMIGEGLKRHFMKSAKYL, from the coding sequence ATGAACACAAATTACTTATTATGGATAGGTTTGGGCATGTTTTTACTTTTGATATTGGCTATTTTCTTGGAACCAATCCTCACTTCAGAGGAAAACTTACAACCTAATAGGATGAGATTTCAAGATGATGGCTCAGTAGAAAAGGCTCCTTTTGCACCTAATAAGGAATATATTTTCGGTTCTGATACCGAGGGAAGAGGAATTTTTGATATGTTAGTAATTGGTACAAAGGATACCTTATTAATCATTTTCTTGATCACTCTTATTCGGTACTTGATTGCGATTCCCTTAGCATTTGTAGCATCTAAAAAAAGGGGGATTTCACATTGGCTTGTTGTAAGCTTAAATACATTTTTTACAAGTATTCCTACTCTTGTTGCAGCCATAATTTTGGTTAATTTACCTTTTCTGATTTTCTCTGATAACCGATATGTGTGGTGTGTCTTTATTTTAGCTTTTATTGAAATTGGTCGAGTAGCATATATTTTTCAACAACAAGCATATGATCTGTCGAATAAAGAATTTATACGAGTAGCGAAGATACAAGGCAATAATCATTTTGGTATTATTATTCGCCATTACATACCTTACTTCTTTCCAGGAATTATAACCAGTTTTTTTGTGGATCTTGGGAAAGTGACAGTATTAATTGGTCAACTGGGATTATTTAATATTTTTGTGACTCAACAAATGGTTGAAGTAGGTAGAGGTTTGTTTGAACTGGAGAATGGAAGTTATAATTGGGCAACATTACTTGCTTCTACAAGGTGGTCTTTATATAATGCACCTTGGATTCCACTCTTTCCAGCCTTGGCATTGTTTTATGTAATGCTCAGTTTTAGTATGATTGGTGAGGGGTTAAAAAGGCATTTTATGAAAAGTGCAAAGTATCTATAA
- a CDS encoding YetF domain-containing protein: protein MLEEGLKKTRMTTDSLLTNLRKKDVFYVDQVETDGTVSILKKPQFLGVMQKDIMNVQSSRGTAQAFIIDGKILQKSLSLLGKDASWVKNVLLQHNISRISDVFFAQIDQVGNIYIDLRDDLM from the coding sequence ATTTTAGAAGAAGGGCTAAAGAAAACAAGAATGACAACCGACAGTTTACTTACAAATTTACGGAAGAAAGATGTATTTTATGTGGATCAGGTTGAAACGGATGGGACTGTTTCAATATTAAAAAAACCGCAGTTCTTAGGAGTAATGCAAAAGGATATCATGAATGTTCAATCAAGCAGAGGGACAGCCCAAGCTTTTATAATTGATGGGAAGATTCTTCAGAAGAGCTTGTCTTTACTAGGAAAAGATGCTTCTTGGGTTAAAAATGTGCTACTTCAACATAACATTTCTAGAATAAGTGATGTTTTTTTTGCACAGATTGATCAAGTAGGTAATATATACATTGACCTTAGAGATGATTTAATGTAA